The Saccharomyces eubayanus strain FM1318 chromosome IV, whole genome shotgun sequence genome contains the following window.
TAGTAATACGTCACCTCACTGGTTGcgtactttcttttccatgtCTTTGCCGTCACTTTTGTAGCTGGTTGTAGTTGCATGGGCGCGTATTTCACGACACCAGTTTGCAAGTTGTAAGGGACGGTAAAACTTTTGGAGTCGATGGTGGCACCCAGGTCCCCCGTAGTGATTCTTGTTTGCGGCACTGGTGCTATGGTTACCATACTCGGATTAGCCATTTTAGAACCTTTCATCCCCTTCAGTCTAAACCTATTGGTGTAATGAATGGTGTAACCAATTGCCGTTTGTGAGAAGACCTGAATAAAATAGACACCGTCAGTCCCGACAGTGTTTTCAATGACTGCACTGTACTCATCGCTTGCCAACTCGGCTGCCGTGAGCGTTTGCAACGTAGCCATTGCTTCGATCAACGCATTGGTGCCTGAACATAGAGTGAACGTATACTTGATAAAATCCTTCTCCTGTGGAGTAGTATCTGTATGCATCCATTTTACGTTAACGGTGGCCTGGCCTGAGCCGGATAAATCGTACACAGAATTAGGTCCCGGTGCCACAATGGCCACATCGCAGTAAACCGTTTGCGACACTAATGAACAAAACAGAGCCAAGAATGATACTATCAGCATACGTTTTTACGTTCCACGctctgatttttttgtgaTTGTTATATTACTTCCCGCCGTTCTTTCAATATGGCTCTGGAGCGATTgtgatatttttgtattttcttgcCTTGAATAGTTTGTGCTGGCTGCACTAATGCATTATATGTGtctatttatatatatgtataaatatatacatgtacGAATGTATGTAATTGCACATGTGCGTGTACATGACGAACGTTCTTTACAGGTGCTTGAtgtcaaaaagaaagaggaagGAACGACGGAAAGAACAACCTTCAATTGGAGTAAGCCAGTAATGTGATGACTATGAAGAGAGAGAGCCGCAAAGACTGGATTTACGCACAGACCACGTTCTCATGTGAAAAAAAGCGTTGTTTCGAGGGTTCGCGACTCTTTCAAGGGACTCGCGGCGGATgcagagaaaagaaaagataagGTGGGGGcag
Protein-coding sequences here:
- the KNH1 gene encoding Knh1p, which encodes MLIVSFLALFCSLVSQTVYCDVAIVAPGPNSVYDLSGSGQATVNVKWMHTDTTPQEKDFIKYTFTLCSGTNALIEAMATLQTLTAAELASDEYSAVIENTVGTDGVYFIQVFSQTAIGYTIHYTNRFRLKGMKGSKMANPSMVTIAPVPQTRITTGDLGATIDSKSFTVPYNLQTGVVKYAPMQLQPATKVTAKTWKRKYATSEVTYYYTLRNSIDQHTTVTPGWSYVLTADSNYATPAPMPADNGGWYNPRKRLSLTARKVNGLRKRL